The Mycolicibacterium hassiacum DSM 44199 genome includes a window with the following:
- a CDS encoding HAD family hydrolase, translating to MSEQPPTADQVVAEIAAAPAGPRIGAFFDLDGTLVDGFTATAHASDRIKRRQARLGEVFGVIEASLRYRLGRMRFEHLLTRAAGYLRGDSLAELDELGERLFAEHVVSRVFPAMREIVRAHQQRGHTVVLSSSAMTIHAEPVARYLGIEHVLCNHFEVDEDGRLTGRVVRPIIWGRNKAAAVERFCAANGVALQDSYFYADGDEDAALMELVGRPRPVNPRPGLAALAQRRGWPVLTVPATGARRRISLRRFLGYD from the coding sequence GTGTCCGAGCAGCCGCCGACAGCGGATCAGGTCGTCGCGGAAATCGCCGCGGCCCCAGCGGGTCCGCGCATCGGGGCGTTCTTCGATCTGGACGGCACCCTGGTCGACGGGTTCACCGCCACCGCGCACGCCAGCGACCGCATCAAGCGGCGGCAGGCCCGGCTCGGCGAGGTGTTCGGCGTCATCGAGGCGTCGTTGCGCTACCGGCTCGGACGGATGCGGTTCGAGCACCTGCTCACCCGCGCGGCGGGTTATCTGCGCGGCGACTCGCTGGCCGAACTCGACGAGCTGGGCGAGCGGCTTTTCGCCGAGCACGTGGTGTCGCGGGTGTTCCCGGCGATGCGCGAGATCGTGCGGGCGCATCAGCAGCGCGGCCACACCGTGGTGCTGAGTTCCTCGGCGATGACCATCCACGCCGAACCGGTCGCACGGTATCTCGGTATCGAGCATGTGCTGTGCAACCACTTCGAGGTCGACGAGGACGGGCGGCTGACCGGGCGGGTGGTCAGACCGATCATCTGGGGCCGCAACAAGGCGGCGGCGGTCGAGCGGTTCTGCGCCGCCAACGGTGTCGCGCTGCAGGACAGTTACTTCTACGCCGACGGCGACGAGGACGCCGCGCTGATGGAGCTGGTCGGACGGCCCCGCCCGGTCAACCCGCGGCCCGGGCTCGCCGCGCTGGCGCAGCGCCGCGGCTGGCCGGTGCTGACCGTTCCGGCGACGGGCGCCCGGCGGCGGATCTCGCTGCGCCGGTTCCTCGGCTACGACTGA
- a CDS encoding alpha/beta hydrolase family protein encodes MTTTEYLPGRAAGQYGDPAGRTVLMWHGAQTDARAAMRPLARHLALLGRHVVVPDWDSHAPDRGRADLLGSLRYCRDRGWERIVLVGWSLGGVAAAGVTVSQGVPADSAGIRVLRTVCLAGAFGATDPVSGARLPTDLTGVEHRPPVALLHGVHDDVVPVAQSRAFAATLRRNGWPVTLAELEADHASIAGAVYDPGTDRYGPAEDAASLAVAASVAQHIVRGD; translated from the coding sequence ATGACGACGACCGAGTACCTGCCCGGCCGCGCGGCCGGCCAGTACGGTGATCCGGCGGGCCGGACGGTGCTGATGTGGCACGGTGCCCAGACCGATGCCCGCGCCGCGATGCGGCCGCTGGCCCGACACCTCGCGCTGCTCGGCCGGCATGTGGTGGTCCCCGACTGGGACTCCCACGCGCCCGACCGGGGGCGCGCCGATCTGCTGGGTTCGCTGCGGTACTGCCGAGACCGCGGGTGGGAGCGGATCGTGCTGGTGGGCTGGTCGCTGGGCGGGGTGGCCGCCGCCGGGGTGACCGTGTCGCAGGGCGTGCCGGCGGACAGCGCCGGGATTCGGGTCCTGCGCACGGTGTGTCTGGCCGGCGCGTTCGGCGCGACCGATCCGGTATCCGGTGCCCGGCTGCCGACCGATCTCACCGGTGTCGAACACCGCCCACCGGTGGCACTGCTGCACGGAGTGCACGACGACGTCGTCCCGGTCGCGCAGAGCCGTGCATTCGCGGCGACATTGCGGCGCAACGGATGGCCGGTGACGCTGGCCGAACTGGAGGCGGACCACGCGTCGATCGCCGGCGCGGTGTACGACCCGGGCACCGACCGGTACGGCCCCGCCGAGGATGCCGCCTCGCTCGCCGTCGCCGCGTCGGTGGCGCAACACATCGTCCGGGGCGATTAG
- a CDS encoding glucose 1-dehydrogenase, with product MGRVDGKVVLISGGARGMGAAHARMLVAEGAKVVIGDILDDEGRALAEEIGPSARYVHLDVTDYDQWQAAVATAVDSFGLLNVLVNNAGIVALGPLKTLDVQKWQQVLDVNLTGTMLGIKAVIDPMTKAGGGSIINVSSIEGLRGASWVHSYVASKWGVRGLTKSAALELAHNNIRVNSIHPGFIRTPMTKHLPDDMVQAPLGRPGKPEEVATFVVFLASDESSFATGAEFVMDGGLVADVPHKNLPTG from the coding sequence ATGGGACGCGTGGACGGGAAAGTCGTACTGATCAGCGGTGGCGCCCGGGGGATGGGCGCCGCGCACGCACGGATGCTGGTGGCCGAGGGCGCCAAGGTGGTGATCGGCGACATCCTCGACGACGAGGGCCGCGCCCTGGCCGAGGAGATCGGGCCGTCCGCGCGCTACGTGCATCTGGACGTGACCGACTACGACCAGTGGCAGGCGGCGGTCGCCACCGCGGTCGACAGCTTCGGTCTGCTGAACGTGCTGGTGAACAACGCGGGCATCGTCGCGCTGGGCCCGCTCAAGACGCTCGACGTTCAGAAGTGGCAGCAGGTGCTCGACGTCAACCTCACCGGGACCATGCTGGGCATCAAGGCCGTGATCGACCCGATGACCAAGGCCGGCGGCGGGTCGATCATCAACGTCTCCTCGATCGAGGGCCTGCGCGGCGCCTCCTGGGTGCACAGCTACGTGGCGTCGAAGTGGGGTGTCCGCGGCCTGACGAAGTCGGCGGCGCTGGAGTTGGCGCACAACAACATTCGGGTGAATTCCATCCACCCCGGGTTCATTCGAACGCCGATGACCAAACACCTGCCCGACGACATGGTGCAGGCACCGCTGGGCCGGCCGGGCAAGCCCGAGGAGGTGGCGACCTTCGTGGTGTTCTTGGCCAGCGACGAATCGTCGTTCGCCACCGGCGCGGAGTTCGTGATGGACGGCGGGTTGGTGGCCGATGTGCCGCACAAGAACCTGCCGACCGGGTAA
- a CDS encoding NlpC/P60 family protein produces MFAPVATLLTLVHSVSGTPYVLGGDSPAGTDCSGLVSWVVNAATGRPVYGNRFHTGNIEQALLERGFKYGTQPGALVVGWNSSHTAVTLPDGTPVSSGEGGGVKIGGGGAYQKQFTKHMYLPMPVEPMPVDQPVPPEGNGAQVVLMNHEVPPPPPPMAPPPPADPFAPPPAGQAPPPPGAPLPPPPADPLAPPPPADPLAPPPADPFAPPPPPGQPV; encoded by the coding sequence ATGTTTGCCCCAGTTGCGACGCTGCTGACACTTGTCCACTCGGTGTCGGGCACGCCGTACGTCCTGGGCGGGGACTCCCCGGCCGGGACGGACTGCTCGGGCCTGGTCTCCTGGGTGGTCAATGCGGCAACCGGACGCCCGGTCTACGGCAACCGCTTCCACACCGGCAATATCGAGCAGGCGCTGCTCGAGCGCGGGTTCAAGTACGGTACCCAGCCCGGTGCGCTGGTCGTGGGCTGGAACAGCAGCCACACCGCGGTCACGCTGCCCGACGGCACGCCGGTCTCCTCCGGCGAGGGCGGCGGCGTGAAGATCGGCGGTGGCGGTGCCTACCAGAAGCAGTTCACCAAGCACATGTACCTGCCGATGCCGGTCGAGCCGATGCCGGTCGATCAGCCCGTCCCGCCGGAGGGCAACGGTGCGCAGGTGGTGCTGATGAACCACGAGGTGCCGCCGCCCCCGCCGCCGATGGCGCCCCCGCCGCCGGCCGACCCGTTCGCCCCGCCGCCGGCGGGCCAGGCACCGCCCCCGCCCGGCGCGCCGTTGCCTCCGCCGCCGGCCGACCCGCTGGCTCCCCCGCCACCGGCGGATCCGTTGGCGCCCCCGCCGGCCGACCCGTTCGCCCCGCCCCCGCCGCCCGGCCAGCCGGTCTGA
- a CDS encoding MBL fold metallo-hydrolase, translated as MTALTRIRDDLFQTRRDSPFPGLTTHAYLWRGPAGNLLFYNPATAAQFDVFDELGGIAAQYLSHLDEAGPTLASLAERFGRRLHAPAAEAEEIGRHGHIDVAIPAVRHVDDNGVEVLPTPGHSPGSSCYLVSGAGGERYLFTGDTMFPTEAGTWATFLVPGRGSAADLRAGLELLASVDCDLVISSAFAGDTAVEAVTPRRWAQSIDEALATVPS; from the coding sequence ATGACCGCACTGACGCGCATCCGCGACGATCTGTTTCAGACTCGGCGCGATTCGCCGTTCCCGGGTTTGACCACCCACGCCTACCTGTGGCGCGGCCCGGCCGGAAATCTGCTGTTCTACAACCCCGCCACCGCCGCGCAGTTCGACGTGTTCGACGAACTCGGCGGCATCGCCGCCCAGTACCTGTCCCATCTCGACGAGGCCGGTCCGACGCTGGCGTCGCTGGCCGAGCGGTTCGGCAGGCGATTGCACGCGCCCGCCGCCGAGGCCGAGGAGATCGGCCGTCACGGCCACATCGACGTGGCGATCCCGGCCGTCCGGCACGTCGACGACAACGGCGTGGAAGTGCTCCCCACACCGGGACATTCGCCGGGCAGCAGCTGCTACCTGGTGTCCGGGGCCGGCGGCGAACGCTACCTGTTCACCGGCGACACCATGTTCCCCACCGAAGCGGGAACCTGGGCGACGTTCCTGGTACCGGGCCGCGGCAGCGCCGCCGACCTCCGCGCCGGCCTGGAACTGCTCGCCTCGGTGGACTGTGACCTGGTGATCTCCAGCGCCTTCGCCGGCGACACCGCGGTCGAAGCGGTGACGCCGCGGCGGTGGGCACAGTCCATCGACGAGGCACTGGCCACGGTACCGAGCTAG
- the yaaA gene encoding peroxide stress protein YaaA, with protein sequence MIVLLPPSETKRAGGDQAPLDLDALSWPVLNPLRAELVAELVTLAADPEASRRALGLSASQDGEIARNAVLRSALTLPALRRYTGVLYDALDFDSLTGAAAERARARLAVGSALFGLVRAGDPIPAYRLSAGAKLPGGRSLSARWRPVLEPVLAEISGRELVVDLRSGSYAALGRVPDAVQVEVVAERADGTRAVVSHFNKAHKGRLARALATTRAEPDDAAAVATVARRAGMRVERNGNRLTVVVAG encoded by the coding sequence GTGATCGTGCTGCTGCCGCCCTCGGAGACCAAGCGCGCCGGCGGTGACCAGGCGCCGCTGGACCTGGACGCCCTGAGTTGGCCGGTGCTCAACCCGCTGCGCGCCGAGCTGGTCGCCGAGCTGGTCACCCTCGCCGCGGACCCCGAGGCGAGTCGGCGTGCGCTCGGGCTGTCGGCCTCCCAGGACGGTGAGATCGCGCGCAACGCCGTGCTGCGCAGCGCCCTGACCCTGCCGGCGCTGCGCCGCTACACCGGCGTGCTGTACGACGCGCTCGATTTCGACTCGCTCACCGGCGCCGCGGCCGAACGTGCCCGGGCCCGGCTGGCGGTCGGGTCGGCGCTGTTCGGCCTGGTCCGCGCCGGCGATCCGATCCCCGCCTACCGACTGTCCGCGGGTGCCAAGCTCCCCGGCGGGAGATCGCTGTCGGCCCGCTGGCGCCCGGTGCTGGAACCGGTGCTCGCCGAGATCTCCGGCCGCGAGCTCGTCGTCGACCTGCGTTCGGGGTCGTACGCGGCCCTCGGCCGGGTGCCCGACGCGGTGCAGGTCGAGGTGGTCGCGGAGCGCGCGGACGGCACCCGCGCGGTGGTCAGCCACTTCAACAAGGCGCACAAGGGGCGGCTGGCGCGTGCGCTGGCGACGACGCGGGCCGAACCCGACGACGCCGCGGCGGTCGCGACCGTCGCCCGGCGGGCGGGCATGCGGGTCGAACGCAACGGGAATCGGCTGACCGTCGTGGTGGCGGGCTGA
- a CDS encoding macro domain-containing protein, which translates to MLELEVRETDITKLEVDAIANAANTRLRHAGGVAAAIVRAGGPEVQRESDAKAPIGLGEAVETTAGAMPARYVIHAATMELGGPTSAEIIDRATRSTLARADALGCRSLGLVAFGTGVGGFPLDEAARIMVRAVREHQPQSLRKVVFAVHGQAAEQAFRTAVAQG; encoded by the coding sequence ATGCTCGAGCTCGAGGTGCGCGAAACCGACATCACCAAACTCGAGGTCGACGCGATAGCAAACGCCGCGAACACCCGGCTGCGTCATGCCGGCGGAGTGGCCGCGGCGATCGTGCGGGCAGGCGGGCCGGAGGTACAGCGCGAATCGGATGCGAAGGCGCCGATCGGACTCGGCGAGGCGGTGGAGACCACCGCGGGCGCCATGCCCGCCCGCTACGTCATCCACGCCGCGACCATGGAGCTGGGCGGGCCGACGTCGGCCGAGATCATCGATCGCGCCACCCGTTCGACGCTGGCCCGCGCCGACGCGCTGGGCTGCCGGTCGCTGGGCCTGGTGGCGTTCGGCACCGGGGTCGGCGGCTTCCCGCTCGACGAGGCGGCCCGGATCATGGTGCGCGCGGTGCGCGAGCACCAGCCGCAGAGCCTGCGGAAGGTGGTGTTCGCGGTGCACGGCCAGGCCGCCGAGCAGGCCTTCCGCACCGCCGTCGCGCAGGGCTGA
- a CDS encoding NAD(P)H-dependent amine dehydrogenase family protein — protein sequence MAIRVALIGTGNCGSLALRQLVTDPRFELTGVWVSSVQKVGTDAGELARLDVTTGVTATGDTDAIIAERPDCVVYCAMGDTRLPEAMADVGRFLAAGINVVGSGVGVLQYPWQVIPDKYIARIEDAARQGNSTVFMTGVDPGFVTDLLPFALAGTCQRIEQIRTMEIADYASYDGATVMFDVMGFGNEIGDLPLLYQPGVLSIAWGTAIRQLAAGLGVEVDEIRDSVEQEPAPEDFEVAVGTIRKGTVAAVRFQVEGMVGGRPVIVVEHVTRLRGDLRPDWAQPAQPGGSYRVEIIGEPSYTMDICPTSRHGDHNYAAILAAAGRIVNAIPDVVAAAPGIRTTLDMPLVTGKGVFAATGSDSRG from the coding sequence ATGGCGATCCGCGTCGCGCTCATCGGAACCGGTAACTGCGGCAGCCTCGCCCTGCGGCAGCTGGTGACCGACCCCCGGTTCGAACTGACCGGCGTCTGGGTGTCGTCGGTACAGAAGGTGGGCACAGACGCCGGGGAGTTGGCCCGCCTCGACGTCACCACCGGCGTCACCGCCACCGGGGACACGGACGCGATCATCGCCGAGCGGCCCGACTGCGTGGTGTACTGCGCGATGGGCGACACCCGGCTGCCCGAGGCGATGGCCGACGTCGGCCGGTTCCTGGCCGCCGGAATCAACGTCGTGGGTTCGGGCGTAGGAGTGCTGCAGTACCCCTGGCAGGTGATCCCCGACAAGTACATCGCCCGCATCGAAGACGCTGCCCGGCAAGGTAATTCGACGGTTTTCATGACCGGGGTGGATCCCGGCTTCGTCACCGACCTGCTGCCGTTCGCGCTGGCCGGCACCTGTCAGCGCATCGAACAGATCCGCACCATGGAGATCGCCGACTACGCGAGCTACGACGGCGCGACGGTGATGTTCGACGTCATGGGCTTCGGCAACGAGATCGGCGACCTGCCGCTGCTCTACCAGCCCGGCGTGCTGAGCATCGCGTGGGGAACCGCGATCCGGCAGCTGGCCGCCGGGCTGGGCGTCGAGGTCGACGAGATCCGCGATTCGGTGGAACAGGAACCGGCCCCCGAGGACTTCGAGGTGGCCGTCGGCACCATCCGCAAGGGCACGGTCGCCGCGGTGCGCTTCCAGGTCGAGGGCATGGTCGGCGGCCGGCCGGTTATCGTGGTCGAACACGTCACCCGGCTGCGCGGCGATCTGCGCCCGGACTGGGCCCAGCCCGCCCAGCCCGGCGGCTCCTACCGGGTCGAGATCATCGGCGAACCGTCCTACACCATGGACATCTGCCCGACCAGCCGGCACGGGGACCACAACTACGCCGCGATCCTGGCCGCCGCCGGCCGGATCGTGAACGCCATCCCCGACGTGGTCGCGGCGGCACCCGGCATCCGCACCACGCTGGACATGCCGTTGGTGACCGGGAAGGGCGTGTTCGCGGCGACGGGCAGCGACTCGCGGGGCTGA
- a CDS encoding competence/damage-inducible protein A produces the protein MSARAGIVVTGTEVLTGRIADRNGPWLAERLLELGVELAHITICGDRPGDLAAQLRFLAAEGVDLIITSGGLGPTADDLTVATVAEFCGRELVLDPELEARIADIVARVMARFPNVDADAVRAANRKQALIPAGAHVLEPVGTAPGVVVPGTPTVVVLPGPPRELQPMWRAAVATPAVQQAIAGRTRYRQDTVRMFGLPESALAATLRDAEVQIAGFERLEITTCVRRGEVEMVTRYEPDSAAVYAELLTLVRQRHGGEIFSEDGTTVDEQVAALLAGRRVATAESCTGGLLAARLTEIPGSSGYVCGSVVAYANDAKTAVLDVDPALVAAHGAVSEPVVAAMADGALRRFSADTAVAISGVAGPGGGTPDKPVGTVCFCVRLAEGPTVVRTLRLPGDRADVRERSTTVALHLLREVLSRPS, from the coding sequence GTGAGTGCGCGCGCAGGCATCGTCGTCACCGGTACCGAGGTCCTCACCGGCCGCATCGCCGACCGCAACGGGCCGTGGCTGGCCGAACGGCTCCTGGAGCTGGGGGTCGAGCTGGCCCACATCACGATCTGCGGCGACCGTCCCGGCGATCTGGCCGCTCAATTGCGGTTCCTGGCCGCCGAGGGGGTGGACCTGATCATCACCAGCGGCGGGCTCGGCCCGACTGCCGACGATCTCACCGTGGCCACGGTCGCCGAGTTCTGCGGCCGCGAACTGGTGCTCGATCCGGAGCTGGAGGCCAGGATCGCCGACATCGTGGCCCGGGTGATGGCGCGCTTCCCGAACGTCGACGCCGACGCGGTGCGCGCGGCCAACCGCAAACAGGCGCTGATACCGGCCGGCGCGCACGTGCTCGAACCGGTGGGCACCGCGCCCGGTGTGGTGGTTCCCGGCACCCCCACCGTGGTGGTGCTGCCCGGCCCGCCGCGGGAACTGCAGCCGATGTGGCGGGCCGCGGTGGCGACCCCGGCCGTGCAGCAGGCCATCGCCGGGCGCACCCGCTACCGCCAGGACACGGTGCGGATGTTCGGGCTGCCGGAGTCCGCCCTGGCCGCCACGCTGCGCGACGCCGAGGTGCAGATCGCCGGTTTCGAGCGTTTGGAGATCACCACCTGCGTGCGCCGCGGCGAGGTCGAGATGGTCACCCGCTACGAACCCGACAGCGCAGCGGTCTACGCCGAGTTGCTGACGCTGGTACGGCAACGGCACGGCGGCGAGATCTTCTCCGAGGACGGCACCACCGTCGACGAGCAGGTGGCGGCGTTGCTGGCCGGGCGGCGCGTGGCGACCGCGGAGTCGTGCACCGGAGGGCTGCTGGCGGCGCGGTTGACCGAGATTCCCGGATCGTCGGGGTATGTGTGCGGTTCGGTGGTGGCCTACGCCAACGACGCCAAGACCGCGGTGCTCGACGTCGATCCCGCGCTTGTCGCCGCGCACGGCGCGGTGTCCGAACCGGTGGTGGCGGCAATGGCCGACGGGGCGCTGCGCCGGTTCTCCGCCGACACCGCGGTGGCGATCAGCGGGGTCGCCGGGCCGGGCGGGGGAACACCGGACAAACCGGTCGGCACGGTGTGCTTCTGTGTCCGGCTCGCCGAGGGGCCGACGGTGGTGCGAACCCTGCGGCTGCCCGGGGACCGGGCCGATGTCCGGGAGCGGTCGACCACGGTCGCGCTGCACCTGCTGCGCGAGGTGCTGAGCCGCCCATCCTGA
- a CDS encoding alpha/beta fold hydrolase translates to MAVAIARPKLEGNVAVGTDRRIGFAEFGDPQGRAIFWLHGTPGARRQIPMEARVYAEQTGVRLIGLDRPGIGSSTPHRYESVIAFADDLRTIADTLGIERMAVVGLSGGGPYTLGCAAAMPDRVVTAGVIGGVAPTVGPDAIGGGLMGNLGTKVAPLLQIAGPQIGMVATALIRLIRPVGSPVVDLYGRVSPEPDRRLLARPEIRAMFLDDILNGSRKQMAAPFSDIVVFARDWGFRLNEVTVPVRWWHGDADHIVPYAHGEHVVSRLPDAELYPMPGESHLGGLGRAEEILHTVLKVWDEQDGRIGRSG, encoded by the coding sequence ATGGCTGTCGCAATCGCTCGCCCCAAGCTGGAAGGCAACGTCGCGGTCGGTACCGACCGGCGGATCGGATTCGCCGAGTTCGGCGACCCGCAGGGGCGCGCGATCTTCTGGCTGCACGGAACACCGGGGGCCCGCCGACAGATCCCGATGGAGGCCCGGGTCTACGCCGAGCAGACCGGCGTCCGGCTGATCGGTCTGGACCGGCCGGGCATCGGCTCGTCGACACCGCACCGCTACGAGTCGGTGATCGCCTTCGCCGACGATCTGCGCACCATCGCCGACACCCTCGGGATCGAGCGCATGGCAGTGGTCGGGCTCTCCGGCGGCGGGCCCTACACGCTGGGCTGCGCGGCCGCCATGCCCGACCGGGTGGTGACCGCCGGCGTCATCGGCGGGGTGGCGCCCACGGTCGGTCCGGACGCCATCGGCGGCGGGCTGATGGGAAATCTGGGCACCAAGGTCGCGCCGCTGCTGCAGATCGCCGGCCCGCAGATCGGCATGGTGGCCACCGCGCTCATCCGGCTGATCCGGCCGGTCGGTTCCCCGGTCGTCGACCTCTACGGCCGGGTGTCACCGGAACCGGACCGGCGGCTGCTGGCCCGGCCGGAGATCAGGGCGATGTTCCTCGACGATATTCTCAACGGCAGCCGCAAACAGATGGCCGCGCCGTTCTCGGACATCGTCGTGTTCGCCCGGGACTGGGGTTTCCGCCTGAACGAGGTCACCGTCCCGGTGCGCTGGTGGCACGGCGACGCCGACCACATCGTGCCGTACGCGCACGGCGAGCACGTGGTGTCGCGGCTGCCCGACGCCGAGCTCTACCCGATGCCCGGGGAGAGCCACCTCGGCGGGTTGGGCCGCGCCGAGGAGATCCTGCACACCGTGCTCAAGGTGTGGGACGAGCAGGACGGGCGCATCGGCCGGTCGGGATGA
- a CDS encoding nitronate monooxygenase, whose protein sequence is MRTPICNDLGIEYPIFAFTHCRDVVVAVSKAGGFGVLGAVGFTPEQLEIELNWIDEHIGDHPYGVDIVIPNKYEGMDTNMSAEELKATLNSLVPQEHLEFAKKILADHGVPTEGLEDNALQLLGWTEATATPQVEVALKHPKCTLIANALGTPPADMIKHIHDSGRKVAALCGSPSQARKHADAGVDIIVAQGGEAGGHCGEIGSIVLWPQVVQEVAPLPVLAAGGIGSGYQIAAALALGAQGAWTGSQWVMVEESENTPVQHEAYIKATSKDTVRSRSFTGKPARMLRNAWTEAWEKPENPKPLGMPLQYMVSGMAVAATHKYPNESVDVAFNPIGQVVGQFKKVEKTATVIERWVQEYLEATNRLNEINEAAAQA, encoded by the coding sequence ATGCGCACCCCGATCTGCAACGACCTCGGCATCGAGTATCCGATCTTCGCGTTCACCCACTGCCGCGACGTGGTCGTCGCGGTGAGCAAGGCCGGCGGATTCGGTGTGCTCGGAGCGGTCGGTTTCACCCCCGAGCAGCTCGAGATCGAGCTGAACTGGATCGACGAGCACATCGGCGACCACCCCTACGGCGTCGACATCGTCATCCCGAACAAGTACGAGGGCATGGACACCAACATGTCCGCCGAAGAGCTCAAGGCCACGCTGAACTCGCTGGTGCCGCAGGAGCACCTGGAGTTCGCCAAGAAGATCCTGGCCGATCACGGCGTGCCCACCGAAGGCCTCGAGGACAACGCGCTGCAACTGCTCGGCTGGACCGAGGCGACCGCCACCCCCCAGGTCGAGGTGGCGCTCAAGCACCCGAAGTGCACCCTGATCGCCAACGCGCTGGGCACCCCGCCGGCCGACATGATCAAGCACATCCACGACTCCGGCCGCAAGGTCGCCGCATTGTGCGGCTCGCCGTCGCAGGCCCGCAAGCACGCCGACGCCGGGGTGGACATCATCGTCGCCCAGGGCGGTGAGGCCGGCGGGCACTGCGGTGAGATCGGCTCGATCGTGCTGTGGCCGCAGGTCGTCCAGGAGGTGGCGCCGCTGCCGGTGCTGGCCGCCGGCGGGATCGGCAGCGGCTATCAGATCGCCGCGGCGCTGGCGCTCGGCGCCCAGGGCGCGTGGACCGGTTCGCAGTGGGTGATGGTCGAGGAGTCGGAGAACACCCCGGTGCAGCACGAGGCCTACATCAAGGCCACCAGCAAGGACACCGTGCGCAGCCGGTCGTTCACCGGCAAGCCGGCCCGGATGCTGCGCAATGCCTGGACCGAGGCCTGGGAGAAGCCGGAGAACCCCAAGCCGCTGGGCATGCCGCTGCAGTACATGGTGTCCGGCATGGCGGTCGCGGCCACCCACAAGTACCCGAACGAGTCGGTCGACGTGGCGTTCAACCCGATCGGCCAGGTCGTCGGCCAGTTCAAGAAGGTCGAGAAGACCGCGACGGTCATCGAGCGCTGGGTGCAGGAGTACCTGGAGGCGACCAACCGGCTCAACGAGATCAACGAGGCGGCGGCGCAGGCCTGA
- a CDS encoding alkaline phosphatase family protein: MEHSAHDLPRPDPRSPHLADVVPSVLAAMGVPGFDGPIPLRGDIAGACVLLIDGLGAELLDRHAGDAPVLAGLRGAHIQVGFPSTTVAGLAALGTGCRSGEHGLVGYSFRLPDVGLINPLRWRPHPWGADLRETVPPERVQPRATTFERAAATGAAVSVISAAQFTHSGLTRAALRGGRYIGVHALGDLAARVCEVIGDGGFCYAYHADVDMLGHVYGPGSAPWRMQLRQVDRLVESILEALPPGGLLAVVADHGMVAVDPEHTVDVDADPALLDGVTAIGGEPRARHLYTASGACDDVIATWRTVLGDRAWVASREQAVAAGWFGERVTDDVLPRIGDIVVAARESAAIVRKSVEPMESSLIGHHGSLTAAEQRVPLLLAYG, encoded by the coding sequence GTGGAGCACTCCGCGCACGATCTGCCCCGGCCGGATCCGCGGTCGCCGCACCTGGCCGATGTGGTGCCCTCGGTGCTGGCCGCCATGGGCGTGCCGGGGTTCGACGGCCCGATTCCGCTGCGCGGCGATATCGCCGGCGCGTGCGTGCTGCTGATCGACGGCCTGGGCGCCGAACTGCTCGACAGGCATGCCGGCGATGCGCCGGTGCTGGCGGGCCTGCGGGGCGCACATATACAGGTCGGGTTCCCGTCGACGACCGTCGCCGGGCTCGCCGCACTGGGTACCGGCTGCCGTTCCGGCGAGCACGGCCTGGTGGGCTATTCGTTCCGGCTGCCCGACGTGGGGCTGATCAACCCGCTGCGGTGGCGGCCACACCCCTGGGGCGCCGATCTGCGCGAGACCGTGCCACCGGAGCGGGTTCAGCCGCGGGCGACCACGTTCGAACGCGCGGCGGCGACCGGCGCGGCGGTCAGCGTCATCTCGGCCGCGCAGTTCACCCACTCCGGGTTGACCCGCGCGGCGCTGCGCGGCGGCCGGTACATCGGGGTGCACGCACTCGGCGATCTCGCGGCGCGGGTCTGCGAGGTGATCGGCGATGGCGGGTTCTGTTACGCCTACCACGCCGATGTGGACATGTTGGGGCATGTGTACGGCCCGGGGTCGGCGCCGTGGCGGATGCAGCTGCGCCAGGTGGATCGGCTCGTCGAGTCGATCCTCGAGGCGCTGCCGCCGGGCGGGCTGCTGGCGGTGGTGGCCGACCACGGCATGGTGGCGGTCGATCCGGAGCACACCGTCGATGTCGACGCGGATCCGGCGCTGCTCGACGGGGTGACCGCGATCGGTGGCGAGCCGCGGGCACGCCACCTCTACACCGCCTCCGGTGCCTGCGACGACGTCATCGCCACCTGGCGGACCGTGCTCGGCGACCGTGCCTGGGTGGCGTCGCGCGAGCAGGCCGTGGCGGCCGGCTGGTTCGGTGAGCGGGTCACCGATGACGTGCTGCCACGTATCGGCGATATCGTCGTCGCCGCAAGGGAATCCGCAGCGATTGTCAGGAAAAGCGTTGAGCCGATGGAATCTTCGCTCATCGGCCACCACGGGTCGCTGACAGCTGCCGAACAGCGGGTGCCGTTGCTGCTCGCATACGGATGA